In the Adlercreutzia equolifaciens DSM 19450 genome, one interval contains:
- a CDS encoding UDP-N-acetylmuramoyl-tripeptide--D-alanyl-D-alanine ligase, producing MRLNAKQIAAYTGGQFLVDPIDASALMTGITWDSREVRPGWLYVALPGERVDGHAFVEAALRAGAAGALVTDAPSQSCALLARELGAAIIEVPNTASAITDLARAWRSHLRGRVIGLTGSVGKTTTKNLTRDVCAAYGSVVATKANQNNELGVPRTLLNADPETAVVVVEMGMRGRGQIAELCDFVRPVWGLITNVGESHIELLGSRENIARAKSELFEALPAGVGRAFANLDDDFATFMAERGRLSERSVALSGFAGHPDTALREALERESAACDQAVWAEDVSLDAEGRPRFTLCARDAADHDDGALFATVERVPCALSLTGAHNVDNACAAASVGFALGLDLATIAAALGASVPEPGRQEIIAARGGFTVINDAYNASPDSMRASLATFAATDVAGRRIAVLGDMGELGSFAPACHEGVGAAAASHYLDKLICIGELARHIAAGAEAAGMDAARISRADTVADVLEELDALLEPGDAVLVKASHFMGLTRIVEGLVN from the coding sequence GTGCGCCTCAACGCAAAACAAATCGCAGCATACACCGGCGGCCAGTTCCTTGTAGACCCCATCGACGCCAGCGCCCTCATGACGGGCATCACCTGGGATTCGCGGGAAGTGCGCCCGGGCTGGCTCTACGTGGCCCTGCCCGGCGAGCGCGTCGACGGCCACGCGTTCGTGGAAGCCGCCCTGCGCGCCGGCGCCGCGGGCGCGCTGGTCACCGATGCCCCCTCGCAGTCCTGCGCTCTTCTGGCCCGGGAGCTGGGGGCCGCCATCATCGAGGTGCCCAACACGGCCTCGGCCATCACCGATCTGGCCCGGGCCTGGCGCTCCCACTTGCGAGGCCGCGTCATCGGGCTGACGGGCTCGGTGGGCAAGACCACCACCAAGAACCTCACGCGCGATGTGTGCGCCGCCTACGGCAGCGTGGTGGCCACCAAGGCCAACCAGAACAACGAGCTGGGCGTTCCCCGCACGCTGCTCAATGCCGATCCCGAGACCGCCGTGGTGGTCGTCGAGATGGGCATGCGCGGCCGCGGGCAGATCGCCGAGCTGTGCGATTTCGTGCGGCCGGTGTGGGGCCTTATCACCAACGTGGGCGAGAGCCATATCGAGCTTCTGGGCAGCCGGGAGAACATCGCCCGGGCCAAGTCCGAGCTCTTCGAGGCGCTTCCCGCCGGCGTGGGCCGCGCCTTCGCCAACCTGGACGACGATTTCGCCACCTTCATGGCCGAACGCGGACGCCTGTCCGAGCGCTCCGTGGCCCTCTCCGGCTTCGCCGGGCATCCCGATACGGCCCTCCGCGAGGCGCTCGAGCGCGAGAGCGCCGCTTGCGATCAGGCGGTCTGGGCCGAGGACGTGTCGCTGGACGCCGAGGGCCGCCCCCGCTTCACCCTGTGCGCCCGCGATGCCGCCGACCACGACGACGGCGCCCTGTTCGCCACCGTGGAACGCGTGCCCTGCGCGCTCTCCCTCACCGGTGCCCATAACGTGGACAACGCCTGCGCCGCCGCCTCGGTGGGCTTCGCCTTGGGGCTCGATTTGGCCACCATCGCCGCCGCGCTGGGCGCGTCGGTGCCCGAGCCGGGCCGCCAGGAAATCATCGCCGCCCGCGGCGGCTTCACTGTCATCAACGACGCCTACAACGCGAGCCCCGATTCCATGCGCGCCTCGCTTGCGACCTTCGCCGCCACGGATGTGGCCGGCCGGCGCATCGCCGTGCTCGGCGACATGGGCGAGCTCGGCAGCTTCGCCCCCGCCTGCCACGAGGGCGTCGGCGCCGCTGCTGCCTCGCACTATCTCGATAAGCTCATCTGCATCGGCGAGCTGGCGCGGCATATCGCTGCAGGCGCCGAGGCCGCCG
- a CDS encoding cell division protein FtsL: protein MSAASYSRTSRPRTDRVSYGRSSAGRAGAASSYRGARYVSSSLAEELSFEEAPSISVVPGAGRRAQSEGISTAALSLAKACAVICIVIALIAMARVAITSAAASCALETRSLQTSIETARAEGNELEVSQSVLANPSRIKAQATALGMAAPAPEYSEQITLAPDIVATDGAGGLSLSESVARMKGL from the coding sequence ATGAGCGCCGCATCATATTCGCGCACGTCGCGCCCTCGCACCGACCGCGTCTCTTACGGTCGCTCCTCCGCCGGACGCGCCGGCGCTGCCTCCAGCTACCGCGGCGCCCGCTACGTCTCCTCGTCTCTGGCCGAGGAACTCTCCTTCGAAGAGGCGCCCTCCATCTCGGTGGTGCCCGGTGCCGGTCGCCGCGCCCAGAGCGAGGGCATCTCGACGGCGGCGCTTTCCCTGGCGAAGGCCTGCGCCGTCATCTGCATCGTCATAGCGCTCATCGCCATGGCCCGCGTGGCCATCACCTCGGCTGCCGCTTCCTGCGCGCTGGAGACGCGCTCGCTGCAGACGAGCATCGAGACCGCCCGGGCCGAGGGCAACGAGCTTGAGGTGTCCCAGAGCGTGCTGGCGAACCCCTCGCGCATCAAGGCCCAGGCCACGGCCCTCGGCATGGCGGCCCCGGCCCCCGAATACAGCGAGCAGATCACGCTGGCTCCCGATATCGTCGCCACCGATGGCGCCGGCGGCCTGTCGCTGTCGGAGTCGGTGGCGCGCATGAAGGGGCTCTAA
- a CDS encoding division/cell wall cluster transcriptional repressor MraZ has protein sequence MAATADTEGTSELPQHGVDLNGEFHFKVDGKGRMALPAKFRKVLSKDLVVTPELTNECVYVFETPDFNEWVEKLFIDRFGEYKESDREHVKLRRVLKSRARDVEVDASGRIMLSPEVRAAVGIDKEVVVVGNTGRFEIWDADRFKAMSDEVDLGLFYS, from the coding sequence GTGGCCGCCACTGCCGACACCGAAGGGACAAGCGAGCTGCCCCAACATGGGGTAGATCTCAACGGCGAGTTCCATTTCAAGGTCGACGGCAAAGGTCGCATGGCCCTTCCCGCGAAGTTCCGCAAGGTTCTTTCCAAAGATCTCGTGGTGACGCCGGAGCTGACCAACGAGTGCGTGTACGTGTTCGAGACGCCCGATTTCAACGAATGGGTCGAGAAGCTGTTCATCGATCGGTTCGGCGAGTACAAGGAGTCCGACCGCGAGCACGTCAAGCTTCGCCGCGTGCTGAAGAGCCGCGCCCGCGATGTCGAGGTGGACGCCTCGGGGCGCATCATGCTGTCCCCGGAAGTGCGCGCCGCCGTCGGCATCGACAAGGAAGTCGTGGTCGTGGGCAACACGGGCCGCTTCGAGATCTGGGACGCTGACCGCTTCAAGGCCATGAGCGACGAAGTCGATCTGGGGCTGTTCTACAGCTAG
- the rsmH gene encoding 16S rRNA (cytosine(1402)-N(4))-methyltransferase RsmH: MTSEYRHIPVLLTECIDALDLPDHPVFVDATLGFAGHSFEAAKQLGPGGLLIGIDQDEVALTEAAAKLETIPAGDRPELALLRGNFGDLDELLASCEIPGIDAILFDLGVSSVQIDTQSRGFSFKENGPLDMRMDPGKQTLTAEEIVNTYNAADLTRIIRSYSDEKWASRIADFIVKARADAPITESGQLVDVIKAAIPASARRAGGHPAKRTFQALRIEVNSELTVLRRGLDAAVRWLNPGGIIAVISYHSLEDRIVKDAFAAFANRCTCPPDIPVCVCGKQPVLDLITRKPLLPTTEEIERNPRSRSAKLRVARKR, from the coding sequence GTGACAAGCGAATACCGGCACATACCCGTTCTTCTCACCGAATGCATCGACGCCCTCGACCTTCCGGACCATCCGGTGTTCGTGGACGCCACGCTCGGCTTCGCGGGGCACTCCTTCGAGGCGGCCAAGCAATTGGGCCCAGGCGGCCTGCTCATCGGCATCGACCAGGACGAGGTGGCGCTCACCGAGGCCGCCGCGAAGCTGGAAACGATACCTGCGGGCGATCGTCCCGAACTCGCGCTTCTGCGCGGCAACTTCGGCGACCTCGATGAGCTGCTCGCGAGTTGCGAGATCCCCGGCATCGACGCGATACTGTTCGATCTGGGCGTCTCGTCGGTGCAGATAGACACGCAATCACGTGGCTTCTCCTTCAAGGAGAACGGCCCCCTCGACATGCGGATGGATCCGGGGAAACAAACCCTAACCGCAGAAGAGATCGTCAACACCTACAACGCAGCAGATCTCACTCGGATCATTCGCAGTTACTCGGACGAGAAGTGGGCGAGCCGCATCGCGGACTTCATCGTGAAGGCGCGGGCGGACGCTCCGATAACCGAGAGTGGTCAGCTGGTCGATGTGATCAAGGCGGCCATACCCGCCTCGGCGAGGCGCGCGGGGGGACATCCCGCCAAGCGCACCTTCCAAGCCCTTCGGATTGAAGTCAACTCGGAGCTGACCGTTCTGCGTCGCGGCCTTGATGCGGCGGTCCGCTGGCTCAATCCGGGCGGCATCATCGCGGTGATCAGCTACCACTCTTTGGAAGACCGCATCGTGAAGGACGCCTTCGCGGCATTCGCGAACCGATGCACCTGCCCGCCGGACATCCCGGTGTGCGTGTGCGGAAAGCAGCCGGTACTCGATCTTATCACCCGCAAGCCTCTGCTTCCGACGACAGAGGAAATCGAGCGGAACCCCCGCTCGCGCAGTGCCAAGCTGCGCGTGGCGCGCAAGCGCTAG
- a CDS encoding peptidoglycan D,D-transpeptidase FtsI family protein: protein MERYRYPDKSGRGGRADASRTGRVRGRAFDEPRRASSRTGRASASSQGRGFAGGNRSGRPSGRAGAARPGRPGVGAAIDAAMPTVSGRAKVLLLAFAAIAAVFFLRLVFLQVIVSDQYSAMAEESRTVSFETTPRRGTIYDRNGIVLATSVEATTIYANPVEVTDAAADAASLASVLGGDAADYRELLSTPSTTFVYIKRQADVEVADKVKELKLDGVYFIADTRREYPNGSIGGQVIGYCNVDGEGITGLELQYNDILSGTPGTYTAERGEQGFPIPGGVKEETPAVNGQDIMVSLDIKLQDTVEQALAEGVKDLETEEGSSIVMDGATGEIYAACSLPYMNPADMSSSQVGSESVKAITQAYEPGSTFKSVSALTILERGTMGPEDTMFCPSSISADDYDVSDSHERDGETYSLREILNHSSNVGISLATEQAGFDKLYDNIKRFHFTEPTGVDYPGEAGGNVLDFDNWAKITGYNVSFGQGIAVTPLQMVRFYSAIANDGTLVTPHFLISKPQSGEVAEWESAETGVDETVLADMRSMLRSVVTDGTGAAADIEGYEVCGKTSTAEIASEEGGYKKEVYNIGFCGFIDNSSSNLVCFVGANEVYAMRQTTQIFNDIMENAVKQYNITSMPSN, encoded by the coding sequence ATGGAACGCTACCGCTACCCCGACAAAAGCGGCCGCGGCGGCCGCGCCGATGCCTCGCGCACCGGGCGCGTCCGCGGACGCGCCTTCGACGAGCCCCGGCGCGCCTCCTCGCGCACGGGTCGGGCCTCGGCCTCCTCGCAGGGTCGTGGCTTTGCAGGCGGCAACCGGTCCGGCCGCCCCTCGGGGCGTGCGGGCGCCGCTCGTCCGGGCCGCCCAGGCGTGGGCGCCGCCATCGACGCGGCCATGCCGACGGTCTCCGGGCGCGCCAAGGTGCTGCTGCTGGCTTTCGCCGCCATAGCGGCCGTGTTCTTCCTGCGCTTGGTGTTTCTGCAGGTCATCGTATCGGATCAGTACTCGGCCATGGCCGAGGAGTCCCGCACGGTCAGCTTCGAGACGACGCCGCGCCGCGGCACCATCTACGACCGCAACGGCATCGTGCTGGCCACCTCGGTGGAGGCCACCACCATCTACGCGAACCCCGTGGAGGTGACCGATGCAGCGGCCGACGCGGCGTCTCTGGCCTCGGTGCTCGGGGGAGATGCGGCCGACTACCGCGAGCTTCTGTCCACTCCTTCCACCACCTTCGTCTACATCAAGCGCCAAGCCGACGTGGAAGTGGCCGATAAGGTCAAAGAACTGAAGCTGGACGGCGTCTACTTCATCGCCGATACCCGCCGCGAGTACCCCAACGGCTCCATCGGCGGCCAGGTCATCGGCTACTGCAACGTCGACGGCGAGGGCATCACCGGCCTCGAGCTGCAGTACAACGACATCCTTTCCGGCACGCCGGGCACCTACACCGCCGAGCGCGGCGAGCAGGGATTCCCCATTCCCGGCGGCGTGAAGGAGGAGACGCCGGCCGTCAACGGCCAGGACATCATGGTCTCCCTCGACATCAAGCTGCAGGACACCGTGGAACAGGCGCTCGCCGAGGGCGTGAAGGATCTGGAGACCGAGGAGGGCTCGTCCATCGTCATGGATGGCGCCACCGGCGAGATTTACGCCGCATGCTCGTTGCCCTACATGAACCCGGCCGACATGTCCTCGTCGCAGGTGGGCAGCGAATCGGTGAAGGCCATCACCCAGGCCTACGAGCCCGGGTCCACCTTCAAGTCCGTCTCGGCGCTCACCATCCTGGAGCGAGGCACCATGGGCCCCGAGGACACCATGTTCTGCCCGAGCTCCATCTCCGCCGACGACTACGACGTCTCCGACTCCCACGAGCGCGACGGCGAGACCTACTCGCTGCGCGAGATCCTGAACCACTCGTCGAACGTGGGCATCTCGCTGGCCACGGAACAGGCGGGCTTCGACAAGCTTTACGACAACATCAAGCGCTTCCACTTCACCGAGCCCACCGGCGTGGACTATCCCGGCGAGGCGGGCGGCAACGTGCTCGACTTCGACAACTGGGCCAAGATCACCGGCTACAACGTGAGCTTCGGCCAGGGCATCGCGGTGACGCCGCTGCAGATGGTGCGCTTCTACAGCGCCATCGCCAACGACGGGACGCTCGTGACCCCGCACTTCCTCATCTCGAAGCCCCAGAGCGGGGAGGTGGCCGAATGGGAAAGCGCCGAGACGGGCGTCGATGAAACGGTGCTCGCCGATATGCGCTCGATGCTGCGCTCGGTGGTCACCGACGGCACGGGAGCCGCCGCCGACATCGAGGGCTACGAGGTCTGCGGCAAGACGTCCACGGCGGAAATCGCCTCGGAAGAGGGCGGCTACAAGAAGGAAGTTTATAACATCGGCTTCTGCGGCTTCATTGACAACTCGTCAAGCAATTTAGTTTGTTTTGTAGGAGCCAACGAGGTTTACGCCATGCGCCAGACCACGCAGATCTTCAACGATATAATGGAGAATGCTGTCAAGCAGTACAACATTACTTCGATGCCGTCGAATTAG
- a CDS encoding asparaginase produces MQPRILIVYTGGTIGMTEDLSTGALVPFSFDHLMKNVPKIGRLGFNLDHVEMDPPIDSSNMNPACWARIASVIADRYEDFDGFVVLHGTDTMAYTASALSFMLPGLAKPVVLTGSQLPIGEIREDGTENLITALQIAAARTEAGAPMVQEVTISFGRHLWRGNRATKVSSTNFGAFQSFNYPPLADMDLHIVFRERLLARPAAGGTLAPALSMDDAVSVVFLYPGITEAVLRPQLESKAVKAVVLRTFGAGNAPTESWFTELITDTVRAGKVVVNVTQCPAGGVEEKRYATGDALARSGVVSGYDMTCEAALTKLMHLFGQGLTAAEVAAAVARPLAGEMTV; encoded by the coding sequence ATGCAACCGCGCATTCTCATCGTGTACACGGGGGGCACCATCGGCATGACCGAGGATCTCTCCACCGGCGCGCTCGTGCCCTTCAGCTTCGATCATCTGATGAAGAACGTGCCGAAGATCGGGCGTCTCGGCTTTAACCTCGATCACGTGGAGATGGATCCGCCCATCGACTCCTCGAACATGAACCCGGCCTGCTGGGCCCGGATAGCGTCCGTGATCGCCGACCGCTACGAGGACTTCGACGGCTTCGTCGTGCTGCACGGCACCGACACCATGGCCTACACCGCCTCGGCGCTCTCGTTCATGCTGCCCGGTCTGGCCAAACCGGTGGTGCTCACGGGAAGCCAGCTGCCCATCGGCGAGATCCGCGAGGACGGCACCGAGAACCTCATCACGGCGCTGCAGATCGCCGCGGCCCGCACCGAGGCCGGCGCGCCCATGGTGCAGGAGGTGACCATCTCCTTCGGGCGCCATCTGTGGCGCGGCAACCGCGCGACGAAGGTCAGCTCCACGAACTTCGGCGCCTTCCAATCGTTCAATTATCCGCCCTTGGCCGACATGGACCTGCACATTGTGTTCCGCGAGCGCCTGCTCGCCCGGCCCGCTGCGGGAGGGACGCTGGCGCCGGCGCTTTCCATGGACGATGCGGTGTCGGTGGTGTTTCTGTATCCCGGCATCACCGAGGCGGTGCTGCGGCCCCAGCTGGAATCGAAGGCCGTGAAGGCCGTCGTGCTGCGCACGTTCGGCGCCGGCAACGCGCCCACCGAGTCGTGGTTCACCGAGCTTATCACCGATACGGTGCGCGCGGGAAAGGTGGTCGTGAACGTGACCCAGTGCCCTGCGGGCGGTGTGGAGGAGAAACGCTACGCCACCGGCGACGCTCTGGCGCGCTCCGGCGTCGTGTCCGGTTACGACATGACCTGCGAGGCGGCCCTCACCAAGCTCATGCACTTGTTCGGCCAGGGCCTCACGGCGGCCGAGGTGGCCGCCGCCGTGGCGCGCCCCCTCGCCGGGGAGATGACGGTCTAG
- a CDS encoding UDP-N-acetylmuramoyl-L-alanyl-D-glutamate--2,6-diaminopimelate ligase has protein sequence MTKTCSELFQGMDCTIIGNGNEEVAGLAFRSDEVRPNDMFFCIVGTVVDGHSFAQDAIDRGATSLVAERKVYLADATDVTEVVVSDSRKAMAYASANYYDNPSRAFSLVGITGTNGKTTTTYLVEHIASVAGNRCGVIGTVGNKIAGVMEHAERTTPESPDLQKLFARMRDAGCTVVAMEVSSHALDLRRTWDTDFAVTAFTNLTQDHLDYHHTFDDYFEAKALLFSKDYPARRVISIDGSWGRELLRRCTAAGDEVITTGFDVSAQIHPVEVTYEAARTKAVLEVRGTRIAVEYPLVGRFNVENVMTAFGCALALGIPTQIIAEALATMPAVPGRLERVRPAVDAPVSVYVDYAHTPDALTKAIASIKELSHGRTIVVFGCGGNRDATKRPIMGAAALAADYAVVTSDNPRHEEPDAIIADIVAGMEDAERFTVEPDRRSAIAAAIALARPGDAILVAGKGHEDYQLVGDEVLSFDDRVVAAEELERAFGGACSN, from the coding sequence ATGACCAAGACCTGCTCAGAGCTCTTCCAAGGGATGGATTGCACCATCATCGGCAACGGGAACGAGGAGGTGGCAGGGCTGGCGTTCCGCAGCGACGAGGTTCGCCCGAACGATATGTTCTTCTGCATCGTCGGCACCGTCGTCGACGGCCACTCCTTCGCCCAGGACGCCATCGACCGTGGGGCCACCTCGCTGGTGGCCGAGCGCAAGGTGTACCTGGCCGACGCCACCGATGTCACCGAGGTCGTCGTCTCCGACTCGCGCAAGGCCATGGCCTACGCCTCGGCGAACTACTACGACAACCCCTCCCGGGCCTTCTCGCTCGTGGGCATCACGGGCACCAACGGCAAGACCACCACGACCTATCTGGTGGAGCACATCGCGAGCGTGGCCGGCAACCGCTGCGGCGTCATCGGCACCGTGGGCAACAAGATCGCCGGCGTCATGGAGCACGCCGAGCGTACCACGCCGGAATCGCCCGACCTGCAGAAGCTGTTCGCGCGGATGCGCGACGCCGGCTGCACGGTGGTGGCCATGGAGGTGAGCTCGCACGCGCTGGATCTGCGCCGCACCTGGGACACCGACTTCGCCGTGACGGCGTTCACGAACCTCACCCAGGACCACCTGGACTACCACCACACCTTCGACGACTATTTCGAGGCCAAGGCGCTTCTGTTCTCGAAGGACTACCCGGCCCGCCGCGTCATCTCCATCGACGGCTCCTGGGGGCGCGAGCTTTTGCGCCGCTGCACCGCCGCTGGTGACGAGGTCATCACCACGGGCTTCGACGTCTCCGCCCAGATCCATCCGGTGGAAGTCACCTACGAGGCCGCCCGCACCAAGGCGGTGCTCGAGGTGCGCGGGACGCGCATCGCGGTGGAGTACCCGCTCGTGGGGCGCTTCAACGTAGAGAACGTCATGACGGCCTTCGGCTGCGCGTTGGCCTTAGGGATTCCCACCCAGATCATCGCCGAGGCCCTGGCCACCATGCCGGCGGTTCCCGGCCGCCTGGAGCGCGTGCGCCCTGCGGTGGACGCGCCGGTGTCGGTGTACGTGGATTACGCCCACACCCCCGACGCGCTCACCAAGGCCATCGCCTCTATCAAGGAGCTCTCACACGGACGCACCATCGTCGTCTTCGGCTGCGGCGGCAACCGCGACGCCACCAAGCGTCCCATCATGGGAGCTGCGGCGCTGGCCGCCGACTACGCCGTGGTGACGAGCGACAACCCGCGTCATGAGGAGCCCGATGCCATCATCGCCGATATCGTGGCGGGTATGGAAGACGCCGAGCGCTTCACCGTGGAGCCCGATCGCCGTAGTGCCATCGCGGCCGCCATCGCGCTCGCACGCCCGGGCGATGCCATTCTCGTGGCCGGCAAGGGCCATGAGGATTACCAGCTCGTGGGCGATGAAGTGCTCTCCTTCGACGACCGCGTCGTGGCGGCCGAGGAGTTGGAGCGCGCCTTCGGCGGTGCGTGTTCGAACTAG
- a CDS encoding site-specific tyrosine recombinase: MFELENALDEYLSHLRIERGASPRTAEAYRRDLEDYLAFLDGEGVEGFDDIDREKVAAFERSLMEQNLAVTTVRRRISAVRGYHRFLVREGLTDANPADAVDIPKAADRLPDVLSIEEVGEMLDAFVGTRPSDLRDRALLEVLYGCGLRASEAVGLDMEAVNFDDGFLRVFGKGSKERIVPIAGAAERALRRYLAEGRPALARAAANPTADALAAVFLNQRGGRLGRQSVFNLARKAGRVIGRYDLHPHTLRHSFATHMLKGGADLRVLQEILGHADMSTLQVYTHLDRTHLHEEYAHAHPRDKMNI; the protein is encoded by the coding sequence GTGTTCGAATTAGAGAACGCCCTGGACGAGTACTTGTCCCATCTGCGCATCGAGCGCGGGGCATCGCCGCGCACGGCCGAGGCCTACCGACGCGATCTGGAGGACTACCTCGCCTTCCTCGACGGCGAGGGCGTGGAGGGCTTCGACGACATCGACCGCGAGAAGGTGGCCGCCTTCGAGCGCAGCCTCATGGAGCAGAACCTCGCCGTCACCACCGTGCGCCGGCGCATCTCCGCCGTGCGCGGCTACCACCGGTTCCTCGTGCGCGAGGGGCTCACCGATGCGAACCCGGCCGACGCCGTGGACATTCCCAAGGCCGCCGACCGGCTGCCGGACGTGCTTTCCATCGAGGAAGTGGGCGAGATGCTGGACGCCTTCGTGGGCACCCGGCCGAGCGACTTGCGCGACCGGGCGCTTCTGGAAGTGCTCTACGGCTGCGGGCTGCGCGCCAGCGAGGCCGTGGGGCTCGATATGGAGGCCGTCAACTTCGACGACGGCTTCCTGCGCGTGTTCGGCAAGGGGTCCAAGGAGCGCATCGTGCCCATTGCCGGCGCGGCCGAGCGCGCGCTGCGCCGGTATTTGGCCGAAGGGCGCCCGGCCCTCGCGCGCGCGGCCGCCAACCCGACCGCCGATGCTCTGGCTGCGGTGTTCCTGAACCAGCGGGGCGGCCGCCTCGGGCGCCAGAGCGTCTTCAACCTGGCGCGCAAGGCCGGCCGCGTCATCGGCCGCTACGATCTGCACCCCCACACCCTGCGCCACTCGTTTGCCACCCACATGCTGAAGGGCGGCGCCGATCTGCGCGTGCTGCAGGAAATTCTGGGCCACGCCGACATGTCCACGCTGCAGGTGTACACGCACCTCGACCGCACCCACCTCCACGAGGAATACGCCCACGCCCATCCCCGCGACAAAATGAATATCTAG
- a CDS encoding trimeric intracellular cation channel family protein: protein MEQLFAGGGALQVPFGADFFSVAVGVLTGAIFACDRKLDIVGTIVLGLVTAYGGGIIRDLLLQDHGVYFMEYPEVILICICLAVFVFYFRGLFRHTGQVLFFADALSVALFALAGANKAFACGEGFVMVVILGALTSVGGGALRDISVGETPGVFQRSNFYAVAGFGGAFVFAAMAFAKAPLVLAAAACVFTVVFLRYLSVYYDWKTSDEADLTPKVARGARTAKHFCAELFRRATLHRKKEPATRASWFRHRKD from the coding sequence ATGGAGCAGCTCTTCGCCGGGGGAGGCGCCCTGCAGGTGCCCTTCGGGGCCGACTTCTTCAGCGTCGCCGTGGGCGTTCTCACCGGGGCCATCTTCGCCTGCGATCGCAAGCTGGACATCGTGGGCACCATTGTGCTGGGGCTCGTGACGGCCTACGGCGGCGGCATCATCCGCGATCTGCTGCTGCAGGATCACGGGGTCTACTTCATGGAATATCCCGAGGTCATCCTCATATGCATCTGCCTGGCGGTGTTCGTGTTCTACTTCCGGGGGCTGTTTCGCCACACGGGCCAGGTGCTGTTCTTCGCCGACGCGCTTTCGGTGGCCCTGTTCGCTCTGGCCGGGGCCAACAAGGCCTTCGCTTGCGGGGAGGGCTTCGTGATGGTGGTCATTTTGGGCGCGCTTACCAGCGTGGGCGGCGGCGCTCTGCGCGATATCTCGGTGGGGGAGACGCCGGGCGTGTTCCAGCGCTCGAACTTCTACGCGGTGGCCGGATTCGGCGGCGCGTTCGTGTTCGCGGCCATGGCTTTCGCGAAGGCACCGCTTGTGCTGGCGGCGGCAGCCTGCGTGTTCACTGTGGTATTTCTGCGTTACCTGTCGGTGTACTACGATTGGAAGACCTCCGACGAGGCCGACCTCACGCCGAAGGTGGCCCGTGGCGCGCGAACGGCCAAGCACTTCTGCGCCGAGCTGTTTCGCCGCGCCACCCTGCATCGCAAGAAGGAGCCCGCTACCCGCGCCTCGTGGTTTCGCCATCGAAAGGATTAG